Proteins from one Gemmatimonadaceae bacterium genomic window:
- a CDS encoding valine--tRNA ligase codes for MSLPDRFDFASTEPEIYRRWLDAGVFHANADDSNRVGGDRAPYTIVMPPPNVTAILHVGHGLNNTVQDVIIRWARMKGTNALWVPGTDHAGIATQNVIEKQLAAEGKTRFDLGRDAFVQRTEGFVAETGGVILEQLRGIGASADWSRTAYTLSPELSRAVREAFVRLYERGLIYRGYRVIHWCPRCLTSLSDEEAEFNDETGKLYHIAYAVQGQPGRTLIVATTRPETMLGDVAVAVNPDDERYRDLIGKHVMLPVVNIAIPVVPDAYADPAFGTGVVKITPAHDANDFEVGKRHSLPMPIVIDERGLVREVKDADGRVPAELSGLDRFDARDRIVEMLRASGAMQKVETHNHAVRHCYRCDTVVEPRLSDQWFVKMEPLARPALQGHRDGAIRILPERWEAVYVNWLTNIRDWNISRQLWWGHRIPVWYCKDCDPPQDIIVSREDLTECPYCGCPVKQDEDVLDTWFSSWLWPISTLGWPDEQSPDLAAFYPTDTLVTAPEILFFWVARMIMSGYEFMGRAPYHTVYLHGTARDTQHRKMSKSLGNGIDPQDVIKLYGADALRWTLIAGMGMGTDVILDPDDIDKSFAPGRNFGTKLWNIGRFLLDRVGNDPVRAVSQLDAASLTRADQWILSRLDTAIEECDRALGPLQPTTPHESPDTHVWTDAERYAGLRLNEYAESARRFVWNELADWYLESLKSRLEVSGPDREVARAVLVHAFDNALRLLHPVVPFVTEALWQQLPGHRAGELLATAPWPARERATQTVAAQEFESVREAVLAIRQIRGDNNVPPGKMIDVLVRPKAAGNGGNGGNGGNGGNGGSPRAVFESESGTIARLTRAEVRVVDTAPEGAAAHAVIGGGTEIIVPLAGLIDVEKECGRLRGEVAELEKQIASREGRLNNAKYLERAPANVVANDRAILEEMKSKRDQLEDKVKSLCGA; via the coding sequence ATGTCCCTGCCAGACCGATTCGATTTCGCCAGCACCGAGCCCGAGATCTACAGGCGGTGGCTCGACGCCGGGGTGTTTCACGCGAACGCCGACGACTCCAATCGTGTCGGCGGCGATCGCGCGCCGTACACCATCGTCATGCCGCCCCCGAACGTGACGGCGATTCTGCACGTCGGCCATGGGCTCAACAATACGGTGCAGGACGTCATCATTCGCTGGGCGCGAATGAAGGGAACGAACGCGTTGTGGGTGCCGGGCACCGATCACGCCGGCATCGCCACCCAGAACGTCATCGAGAAGCAGCTGGCGGCTGAAGGCAAGACGCGCTTCGATCTCGGCCGCGACGCGTTCGTGCAGCGGACGGAAGGTTTCGTCGCCGAAACAGGTGGCGTCATCCTCGAGCAGTTGCGCGGCATCGGCGCGTCGGCGGATTGGTCGCGCACCGCGTACACGTTGTCGCCCGAGCTCTCGCGCGCGGTGCGCGAGGCGTTCGTGCGGCTGTACGAGCGCGGCTTGATCTATCGCGGCTACCGCGTGATTCACTGGTGTCCGCGGTGCCTCACGTCGTTGAGCGACGAGGAAGCGGAGTTCAACGACGAAACGGGAAAGCTGTATCACATCGCCTACGCGGTGCAGGGCCAGCCGGGCCGCACGCTCATCGTTGCCACCACGCGTCCCGAAACGATGCTCGGCGACGTGGCGGTGGCGGTGAATCCCGATGACGAGCGGTATCGCGATTTGATCGGCAAGCACGTGATGCTGCCGGTGGTGAACATCGCGATTCCCGTGGTGCCCGACGCATATGCCGACCCCGCGTTCGGCACGGGCGTCGTCAAGATCACGCCGGCGCACGATGCGAACGACTTCGAGGTGGGCAAGCGGCACTCGCTCCCGATGCCGATCGTGATCGACGAACGCGGCCTCGTGCGCGAGGTGAAGGACGCCGACGGACGCGTGCCGGCGGAGTTGAGCGGGCTCGATCGATTTGACGCACGCGATCGCATCGTCGAGATGCTGCGCGCGAGCGGCGCGATGCAGAAAGTGGAAACGCACAATCATGCGGTGCGGCACTGCTATCGGTGCGACACTGTGGTCGAGCCGCGCCTGTCGGATCAGTGGTTCGTGAAGATGGAGCCGCTCGCCCGCCCTGCCCTTCAGGGACATCGCGACGGTGCCATTCGCATTCTGCCGGAGCGGTGGGAGGCGGTGTACGTCAACTGGCTCACCAACATTCGTGATTGGAACATCTCGCGGCAGCTGTGGTGGGGTCATCGTATTCCGGTCTGGTACTGCAAGGACTGCGATCCGCCGCAGGACATCATCGTGAGCCGCGAGGATCTCACCGAGTGCCCGTACTGCGGATGCCCGGTGAAACAGGACGAAGACGTGCTCGACACGTGGTTCTCGTCGTGGCTGTGGCCGATCTCGACCCTCGGCTGGCCAGACGAGCAGTCGCCCGATCTGGCGGCGTTCTATCCGACGGACACGCTCGTGACGGCGCCGGAGATTCTCTTTTTCTGGGTGGCGCGCATGATCATGTCGGGCTACGAATTCATGGGCCGAGCGCCGTATCACACGGTGTATCTGCACGGCACGGCGCGCGACACGCAGCATCGCAAGATGTCGAAGTCCCTGGGCAACGGAATCGATCCGCAGGACGTGATCAAGTTGTACGGCGCCGATGCGCTGCGCTGGACGCTCATCGCCGGCATGGGCATGGGCACCGACGTCATTCTCGATCCGGACGACATCGACAAGTCGTTCGCGCCGGGCCGCAACTTCGGCACGAAGCTCTGGAACATCGGACGCTTTTTACTCGATCGGGTCGGGAACGATCCGGTGCGCGCGGTGTCGCAGCTCGATGCGGCGTCGCTCACGCGCGCGGACCAGTGGATTCTGTCGCGGCTCGACACGGCGATCGAGGAATGCGATCGCGCGCTCGGACCGCTGCAGCCGACGACGCCGCACGAGTCGCCCGACACGCACGTGTGGACCGACGCCGAGCGCTACGCGGGCCTGCGGCTGAATGAGTACGCGGAGTCGGCTCGGCGCTTCGTCTGGAATGAATTAGCGGATTGGTATTTGGAATCTCTAAAGTCACGTCTCGAGGTGTCGGGACCGGACCGCGAGGTCGCGCGCGCGGTGCTCGTGCACGCGTTCGACAACGCGCTGCGCCTGCTGCACCCGGTGGTGCCGTTCGTGACCGAAGCGCTGTGGCAGCAATTGCCGGGACACCGCGCCGGTGAATTGCTGGCGACCGCGCCGTGGCCCGCCCGGGAGCGCGCCACACAAACCGTCGCGGCGCAGGAATTCGAGTCCGTTCGCGAGGCCGTGCTCGCGATTCGGCAAATTCGCGGCGACAACAATGTGCCGCCCGGCAAGATGATCGACGTGCTCGTGCGGCCGAAGGCCGCGGGCAACGGCGGCAACGGCGGCAACGGCGGCAACGGCGGCAACGGCGGCAGTCCGCGCGCTGTGTTCGAGAGCGAGTCGGGCACCATCGCCCGCCTCACCCGTGCCGAGGTGCGCGTGGTGGACACGGCGCCCGAGGGGGCCGCGGCGCACGCCGTGATCGGAGGCGGCACCGAGATCATCGTGCCGCTCGCCGGTCTGATCGACGTCGAGAAAGAATGCGGCCGCCTGCGCGGCGAAGTCGCGGAGCTCGAGAAGCAGATCGCGTCGCGCGAGGGGCGACTGAACAACGCGAAATACCTGGAGCGCGCGCCGGCCAACGTCGTCGCGAACGACCGCGCCATCCTCGAGGAGATGAAATCCAAGCGAGATCAACTCGAGGACAAGGTGAAATCCCTGTGCGGAGCGTGA
- a CDS encoding Ig-like domain-containing protein: MSIPTTLRWTAAAVGVGLIACASAGTPPGGPERHDPPKIVSISPESGATNVNIKSAEIKFDEVVSDRPSGSATDLDQLFLISPRDGAASVSWHRDRITLKPRKGFRANTAYRITMLPGLADLRGNVRKDALTILFATGASFPPYGIIGRVFDWATQQPARGAYVEASVVGDTTLAYITATDSLGQFDVGPLAAGSYRVRAIIDANSNRTLDRGEKWDTVTTQVTTFRPTVELLAIERDTIAANFSRFTVDDSVTLHVEFDRPLDPLLPLQPALFTLQRPDSSQLEITSVQWAAAFNHAKAVADSVRADSAARARPDTAGARAAPPAPTPPPAAAPQVPGFRPPPPPPKPSQLPPENTIVIKVAPTTPMLVGKSYRLSARGIRNLLGKSRPIARTFTVPKPVPRDTTRRSPTDTTRRPSTPGRPPTGRPPTGRPPTGRPPILR, translated from the coding sequence GTGAGCATTCCAACCACGCTCCGCTGGACGGCCGCGGCGGTGGGCGTCGGCCTCATCGCGTGCGCCTCGGCCGGCACGCCGCCCGGCGGTCCCGAACGACACGATCCTCCGAAGATCGTCTCGATCTCGCCCGAGTCGGGCGCGACCAACGTCAACATCAAGAGCGCCGAGATCAAGTTCGACGAGGTCGTGAGCGACCGGCCGTCCGGATCGGCGACGGACCTCGATCAGCTTTTTCTCATCTCGCCGCGCGACGGCGCCGCGTCGGTAAGCTGGCATCGCGACCGAATCACGCTCAAGCCGCGCAAGGGCTTCCGAGCCAACACCGCGTATCGCATCACGATGTTGCCGGGACTGGCCGATCTGCGCGGCAACGTTCGGAAGGATGCACTGACCATTCTGTTCGCGACCGGCGCCAGCTTTCCGCCGTATGGCATCATCGGCCGCGTGTTCGACTGGGCGACGCAACAGCCCGCGCGTGGCGCGTACGTCGAAGCGTCCGTGGTCGGCGATACCACGCTCGCCTACATCACGGCGACGGATTCACTGGGCCAGTTCGACGTCGGTCCGCTTGCCGCGGGCAGCTACCGCGTTCGCGCGATCATCGACGCGAATTCGAATCGCACGCTCGACCGCGGAGAAAAGTGGGATACGGTGACGACGCAGGTCACGACGTTTCGGCCCACGGTCGAGTTGTTGGCGATCGAGCGCGACACCATCGCCGCGAATTTCTCGCGCTTCACGGTGGACGACAGCGTGACGCTGCACGTGGAGTTCGATCGCCCGCTCGATCCGTTACTCCCGCTGCAGCCCGCGCTCTTCACCTTGCAGCGTCCGGATTCGTCGCAGCTCGAGATCACGTCGGTGCAATGGGCGGCGGCATTCAATCACGCGAAGGCGGTCGCGGATTCCGTGCGCGCCGATTCCGCGGCGCGAGCCCGGCCGGACACCGCGGGGGCGCGAGCAGCTCCGCCCGCGCCGACGCCACCGCCCGCCGCGGCGCCACAAGTCCCGGGCTTCCGCCCGCCGCCGCCACCGCCGAAGCCAAGTCAGCTTCCCCCTGAGAACACGATCGTCATCAAGGTGGCGCCGACCACGCCGATGCTGGTCGGCAAGAGCTATCGCCTGAGCGCGCGCGGCATACGCAATCTGCTTGGAAAGTCCCGGCCCATCGCTCGAACGTTCACGGTCCCGAAGCCCGTTCCGCGCGACACGACCAGGCGCTCGCCCACCGACACGACGCGTCGGCCCTCGACCCCAGGTAGACCACCTACAGGTAGACCGCCTACGGGTCGACCTCCGACAGGTCGTCCGCCCATCCTCCGATGA
- the selA gene encoding L-seryl-tRNA(Sec) selenium transferase, whose amino-acid sequence MTDARRALPSVNALLDSRAVRPLLERAPRSLVVDAIRDALDAARQTPASAPADEGEWARAVSSRLDRATRPSLQQVINATGVVLHTNLGRAPLAAVAIDAIARIAGGFTNLEYDLERGSRGSRYVHCAALLRELTGAEDALVVNNCAAALVLVLNTVADGRDAILSRGELVEIGGSFRVPDIMQKSGATLVEVGTTNRTHLDDYRRAIGSATGALVKVHRSNFALTGFVAEASSRELGTLAAEHKLPLIHDLGSGLMLRLDEFGLSGEPTARDALAAGASVVTMSGDKLLGGPQAGLILGSREIIERVRRNPLTRSYRVDKLTLAALEATLSLYRDPARALREIPALAQLTCSVADLRERADRMLHQLGSARVSITDSEASVGGGAFPDARIPSVALAIDGAATAIEQALRGGEPPIVGRVNDDRVLLDLRAVFPAQDEAVVSRLRAILT is encoded by the coding sequence ATGACCGACGCGCGACGCGCCCTGCCCAGCGTGAACGCGCTCCTCGACAGCCGCGCGGTCCGACCGCTGCTCGAGCGCGCGCCGCGGAGCCTGGTCGTGGACGCCATTCGCGACGCGCTCGACGCCGCGCGGCAGACGCCGGCCTCCGCGCCGGCCGACGAAGGGGAGTGGGCCCGGGCCGTATCGTCGCGGCTCGATCGCGCCACGCGGCCCTCGCTGCAGCAGGTCATCAACGCGACCGGCGTCGTGCTGCACACGAATCTCGGCCGCGCGCCGCTCGCCGCCGTCGCGATCGACGCCATCGCCCGCATCGCCGGCGGATTCACAAATCTCGAATACGATCTCGAACGCGGATCGCGCGGCAGCCGGTACGTGCACTGCGCCGCGCTGTTGCGCGAGCTCACCGGCGCCGAGGACGCGCTGGTCGTGAACAACTGCGCGGCGGCGTTGGTGCTCGTGCTGAATACCGTCGCCGACGGTCGCGACGCCATTCTGTCGCGCGGGGAGCTCGTCGAGATCGGCGGCAGCTTCCGCGTGCCTGACATCATGCAGAAAAGCGGCGCGACACTCGTCGAGGTGGGAACGACCAATCGCACGCACCTCGATGACTATCGCCGAGCGATCGGCAGCGCCACCGGCGCGCTGGTCAAGGTGCATCGCAGCAACTTTGCGCTGACCGGATTCGTCGCCGAAGCAAGCTCGCGCGAGCTCGGCACGCTCGCGGCCGAGCACAAACTTCCGCTGATTCACGATCTCGGCAGTGGGCTGATGCTGCGACTCGACGAGTTCGGCCTGAGCGGCGAGCCCACGGCGCGCGACGCGCTCGCCGCCGGAGCGAGCGTCGTGACGATGAGCGGCGACAAACTCCTCGGAGGGCCGCAGGCGGGACTCATCCTGGGCTCGCGCGAGATCATCGAGCGAGTTCGTCGCAACCCGCTCACGCGCTCCTATCGCGTGGACAAGCTGACGTTGGCCGCCCTCGAGGCAACGTTGTCGCTGTATCGGGATCCGGCGCGGGCACTGCGCGAAATTCCGGCGCTCGCGCAGCTGACGTGCTCGGTGGCCGACCTGCGCGAGCGCGCCGACCGCATGCTTCATCAGCTCGGCTCCGCTCGCGTGAGCATCACCGACAGTGAGGCGAGCGTCGGCGGCGGCGCATTTCCCGACGCGCGCATTCCGTCCGTGGCGCTCGCGATCGACGGAGCCGCGACGGCGATCGAACAAGCGCTGCGAGGCGGAGAGCCGCCGATCGTCGGCCGCGTGAACGACGACCGGGTCCTGCTCGATTTGCGCGCTGTATTCCCGGCGCAGGATGAGGCGGTGGTGTCGCGACTGCGCGCGATCCTCACGTGA
- a CDS encoding HAD family hydrolase: MTRRPAAFLDRDGTIIRDANYVGDPDDVQLLPGAAAAIRQLTDAGVVPVIITNQSGIARGYLTADDYELVRRRVDAMLHAEGAAVTATYMCPHHPSITGSCDCRKPGLGLYRQAIAELSLDPARSLFTGDRWRDVAPARELGGLGILLDVGSTPRADLERGLREGFITADSLGEAVATYLHTLPPSAGVE; encoded by the coding sequence GTGACACGTCGTCCCGCCGCCTTTCTCGACCGGGACGGCACGATCATCCGTGACGCCAACTACGTGGGCGATCCAGACGACGTCCAGCTGCTCCCCGGCGCCGCGGCGGCGATCCGGCAGCTGACCGACGCGGGCGTCGTGCCGGTGATCATTACGAATCAGTCGGGCATCGCGCGTGGCTATCTCACCGCCGACGACTACGAGCTCGTGCGCCGGCGTGTGGACGCCATGCTTCACGCTGAAGGCGCAGCCGTCACCGCGACATACATGTGCCCGCACCACCCGTCCATCACCGGTTCGTGCGACTGCCGAAAGCCGGGCCTTGGCTTGTATCGGCAGGCCATCGCCGAGCTCTCGCTCGACCCTGCCCGCTCACTCTTTACCGGCGACCGTTGGCGCGACGTGGCGCCCGCCCGCGAGCTCGGGGGACTTGGCATCCTCCTCGACGTCGGATCGACACCGCGCGCCGATCTCGAGCGCGGCCTGCGCGAAGGATTCATCACCGCCGATTCACTCGGCGAGGCCGTCGCGACATATCTGCATACGCTTCCACCATCCGCCGGAGTTGAATAG
- the purN gene encoding phosphoribosylglycinamide formyltransferase, with protein MTARIAVLASGGGSNLQAILEHFDRLGERRGGQVVVVASDRAGAGALERAMSRDIPTSLIATDKYPDRPQLEDVLREYSIDLVVLAGYLKLVPIEVVMSHVGRIINIHPALLPSFGGPGMYGHRVHQAVIDSGATVTGVTAHFVDNEYDRGRIIAQWPVPVFAADDARTLAARVLRVEHIVYPRVVDAVASGRTTLDNPCMLGVGAVVDGRPSFTLLPHEDSRLAENIELALGH; from the coding sequence ATGACTGCACGCATCGCGGTGCTCGCTTCCGGCGGCGGCTCGAACCTGCAAGCCATTCTCGAGCACTTCGATCGTCTTGGCGAGCGACGCGGCGGACAGGTCGTGGTCGTGGCGAGCGATCGGGCCGGCGCGGGCGCGCTCGAACGAGCCATGAGCCGCGACATCCCGACGTCGCTCATCGCGACCGACAAGTATCCCGACCGTCCGCAACTCGAGGACGTGCTGCGCGAGTATTCGATCGATCTCGTCGTACTCGCGGGATACCTCAAGCTCGTGCCGATCGAGGTCGTGATGAGCCATGTCGGGCGCATCATCAACATTCATCCCGCGCTGCTGCCATCGTTCGGCGGGCCCGGCATGTACGGCCACCGGGTGCATCAGGCCGTGATCGACTCCGGCGCGACGGTGACCGGTGTGACGGCGCACTTCGTCGACAATGAATACGACCGCGGCCGAATCATCGCGCAGTGGCCTGTGCCCGTCTTCGCCGCTGACGACGCCCGTACGCTCGCGGCGCGCGTGTTGCGCGTGGAGCACATCGTCTATCCGCGCGTCGTCGATGCGGTCGCGAGCGGGCGTACAACGCTCGACAATCCATGTATGCTCGGCGTCGGTGCGGTCGTCGACGGCCGTCCCTCGTTCACCCTGCTTCCGCATGAGGATTCTCGTCTTGCCGAGAACATCGAGCTCGCACTGGGCCATTGA
- a CDS encoding M20/M25/M40 family metallo-hydrolase yields the protein MPRTSSSHWAIELRAVTLAACCAVALPAIATAQDTSAVGPYARAVSTWISLIASPGSERIATDRIVSATSGFVRDRVGNLIKKVGDGSPRRVLACGLDESGYVVSEITDDGYLRVHMDGNERHVALWDEYHEGQRVIVAALDRAIAGRARDLPGVIAVRSNHLWRHRVADESPTSIENVWVDIGARSRAEAVRMGVDVLDPVVRDWPEWMYADEVAGPAAGNRAGCAAVAAAAQSNNHDASGETDYIISVEKSFDWAGLTSAIARLGRVDSLFIVDATVGGERSAPHAVKAPWAALPALDVGAVLGIGVRTRFHGTLAESIAENDLAALHGAVARAAGLGGETLAAVPVAHGWAAAPPLVVRDSLSRYADMLGKLVDVYAPSGHEQPMRDAIQPLLPAWARDSAVVDTAGNIVLAMGPDRDTTVFVAHMDEIAFEVTRINPDGTVSLRPHGSFFPFLWEGQPALLHRADDKIPPRDGKLGCSASREGPLRGVFTVRDSSTQREPSALTVWFGRSAAELATSGVQPGAMLTGFKCSARLGDTRITGRAIDDRAGDTALLLALEEIDPAKLDHKVIFMWSVREEGGLLGAKAVAAALGPSVHRVHAVDTFVSSDSPLESHRFGYAALGTGAVLRALDNSSVTPPDEIERAVRLARANGIPLQYGVTNGGNDGSEFARWGAIDVALAWPLRYSHSPAEVMDLRDLRSLTRMVAALAKAPTGAVPPAPRRP from the coding sequence TTGCCGAGAACATCGAGCTCGCACTGGGCCATTGAACTGCGCGCTGTGACGCTGGCCGCATGCTGCGCCGTTGCCCTACCCGCGATCGCGACGGCGCAGGACACGAGCGCCGTAGGTCCGTACGCGCGCGCCGTGTCGACGTGGATCTCGCTGATCGCGTCGCCCGGGTCGGAGCGAATCGCGACGGATCGCATCGTCAGCGCCACCTCGGGATTCGTGCGCGATCGCGTGGGGAATCTCATCAAGAAGGTCGGTGACGGCTCTCCGCGGCGCGTGCTCGCGTGTGGGCTCGACGAGTCGGGCTATGTCGTGAGCGAGATCACCGACGACGGGTATCTCCGCGTGCACATGGACGGCAACGAGCGGCACGTCGCGCTGTGGGACGAGTATCACGAAGGCCAGCGCGTGATCGTCGCGGCGCTCGATCGCGCGATCGCCGGCCGCGCGCGCGATCTGCCGGGCGTCATCGCCGTGCGCAGCAATCACCTGTGGCGCCATCGCGTTGCGGACGAATCGCCGACGTCGATCGAGAATGTCTGGGTCGACATCGGCGCGCGATCGCGCGCCGAGGCGGTGCGCATGGGCGTCGACGTGCTCGATCCGGTAGTGCGCGATTGGCCCGAGTGGATGTACGCCGATGAAGTCGCGGGTCCCGCCGCGGGCAACCGCGCGGGATGCGCCGCGGTTGCCGCCGCCGCGCAATCCAACAATCACGACGCGTCGGGCGAAACGGACTACATCATCTCGGTGGAGAAGTCATTCGACTGGGCGGGCCTCACCTCGGCGATCGCACGCCTTGGCCGCGTCGATTCACTGTTCATCGTCGACGCCACGGTGGGCGGCGAACGCAGCGCGCCGCACGCCGTGAAAGCGCCATGGGCGGCGCTTCCTGCGCTCGACGTCGGTGCGGTGCTCGGCATCGGCGTACGCACGCGATTCCATGGAACGCTCGCCGAGTCGATTGCGGAGAATGATCTGGCGGCATTGCATGGCGCGGTTGCGCGCGCAGCGGGACTCGGTGGCGAAACACTGGCGGCGGTGCCAGTCGCGCACGGCTGGGCGGCCGCGCCTCCGCTCGTCGTTCGCGATTCCCTCTCCCGCTACGCCGACATGCTCGGCAAGCTGGTCGACGTCTACGCGCCGTCGGGGCACGAGCAACCGATGCGCGACGCAATTCAGCCGCTGCTTCCCGCGTGGGCGCGCGACTCGGCGGTCGTCGACACGGCGGGCAACATCGTCCTCGCGATGGGCCCGGACCGCGACACGACGGTGTTCGTGGCACACATGGACGAGATCGCGTTCGAGGTCACGCGCATAAACCCCGACGGAACGGTCTCGCTACGGCCGCACGGATCGTTCTTTCCGTTTCTCTGGGAAGGACAGCCGGCGCTGTTGCACCGCGCGGACGACAAGATTCCGCCGCGCGACGGAAAGCTAGGTTGCTCCGCATCGCGCGAGGGACCGTTGCGGGGCGTGTTCACGGTTCGTGACAGCTCCACGCAGCGTGAACCGTCGGCGTTGACCGTGTGGTTCGGCCGAAGCGCCGCCGAGCTCGCGACATCGGGCGTGCAGCCCGGTGCAATGTTGACAGGATTCAAATGCTCGGCGCGGCTCGGCGATACGCGTATCACCGGCCGAGCGATCGACGATCGCGCGGGCGATACCGCGCTGTTGCTGGCGCTCGAGGAGATCGATCCCGCGAAGTTGGATCATAAGGTGATCTTCATGTGGTCGGTCCGCGAAGAAGGTGGATTGCTCGGCGCGAAGGCGGTCGCGGCGGCGCTTGGGCCAAGTGTGCATCGCGTGCATGCGGTGGACACGTTCGTATCGTCGGACTCGCCGCTCGAGAGTCATCGCTTCGGCTACGCGGCGCTCGGCACCGGGGCGGTGTTGCGCGCGCTCGACAACTCGAGCGTGACGCCGCCCGATGAGATCGAGCGCGCCGTTCGCCTCGCTCGCGCGAACGGCATTCCGCTGCAATACGGCGTCACGAACGGCGGCAACGATGGATCGGAGTTCGCGCGCTGGGGTGCGATCGATGTCGCCCTTGCGTGGCCGCTGCGCTACAGCCACTCGCCCGCCGAAGTGATGGACCTTCGCGATTTACGATCGCTGACTCGGATGGTGGCAGCGTTGGCCAAAGCGCCGACCGGCGCCGTGCCGCCGGCGCCGCGACGTCCGTAA
- the purH gene encoding bifunctional phosphoribosylaminoimidazolecarboxamide formyltransferase/IMP cyclohydrolase — MPRALLSVSDKTGLADFARGLAELGWELISTGGTSKALREAGLTVTDVGDVTGFPEMMDGRVKTLHPAVHGALLARRDVPEHMEALAEHEITPIDLVAVNLYPFRETVARKNTTPEEAIEHIDIGGPSMLRSAAKNHASVWVIVDPSDYGRVLAALHDHDDDLDLRTLLAGKVYAHTAAYDAAIAAWFAQQREDKFPPTIVVSFERAQSLRYGENPDQAAAFYVERPGGGLAGLAQRGGKELSFNNLLDLEGALLAVDPFGQETACAIIKHTTPCGLATGGSAVDAYRKALACDPVSAFGSVIAFSVPVDDATADAVSSLFVECIVAPAFSAGAVEILGRKRNLRVLEGRAQWGDGTNNLDFKRVRGGVLVQERARTYIDTEGWTVATKRKPTDVEYKDLLFAWRAVASVKSNAIVLARDGATIGIGAGQMSRVDAAFMAVHKAESAGHATQGAALGSDAYFPFRDGVDQAAAAGVTAIVQPGGSVRDPEVITAADEHGIAMIFTGRRQFRH, encoded by the coding sequence ATGCCCCGTGCTCTGCTGTCGGTGTCCGACAAGACTGGTCTCGCTGATTTCGCCCGTGGGCTCGCCGAGCTCGGATGGGAGTTGATCTCCACCGGCGGCACGTCGAAGGCGTTGCGCGAGGCCGGGCTCACCGTGACAGACGTCGGCGACGTGACCGGCTTTCCGGAGATGATGGACGGTCGCGTGAAAACGTTGCATCCCGCGGTGCACGGTGCATTGCTCGCCCGGCGCGACGTGCCCGAACACATGGAGGCGCTCGCCGAGCACGAGATCACGCCGATCGATCTCGTGGCGGTGAATCTGTATCCGTTTCGCGAGACGGTGGCGCGAAAGAACACGACGCCGGAAGAGGCCATCGAACACATCGACATCGGTGGTCCGAGCATGCTGCGCTCGGCCGCGAAAAATCATGCCTCGGTGTGGGTGATCGTCGACCCGAGCGATTATGGGCGCGTGCTGGCGGCGCTCCACGATCACGACGACGATCTCGACCTCCGGACGCTGCTCGCCGGCAAAGTGTACGCGCATACCGCCGCGTACGACGCCGCGATCGCCGCGTGGTTCGCCCAGCAGCGCGAGGACAAGTTTCCGCCTACGATCGTGGTCTCGTTCGAGCGCGCGCAATCGCTGCGCTACGGCGAGAATCCCGACCAGGCGGCGGCGTTCTATGTCGAACGGCCGGGCGGCGGCCTCGCGGGACTCGCGCAGCGCGGTGGAAAAGAACTCTCATTCAATAACTTGCTAGACCTGGAAGGCGCGTTGCTCGCGGTCGACCCGTTCGGCCAGGAGACCGCGTGCGCCATCATCAAGCACACGACGCCGTGCGGATTGGCGACCGGCGGCAGCGCGGTCGATGCCTACCGCAAGGCGCTGGCGTGCGATCCGGTATCAGCGTTCGGCTCCGTCATCGCGTTCTCGGTGCCGGTCGATGACGCGACCGCCGACGCCGTTTCGAGCTTGTTCGTCGAGTGCATCGTGGCGCCGGCGTTCAGCGCCGGCGCCGTCGAGATTCTCGGCCGCAAGCGAAATTTGCGCGTGCTCGAGGGACGCGCCCAGTGGGGCGACGGCACGAACAATTTGGATTTCAAGCGCGTGCGCGGCGGCGTGCTGGTGCAGGAGCGGGCACGGACGTACATCGATACCGAGGGCTGGACTGTCGCCACGAAACGCAAGCCAACGGACGTCGAGTACAAGGATCTGCTCTTCGCGTGGCGCGCGGTGGCCTCGGTCAAGTCGAACGCCATTGTCCTCGCGCGCGACGGCGCCACGATCGGCATCGGCGCGGGGCAGATGTCACGCGTCGACGCCGCGTTCATGGCGGTGCACAAAGCGGAATCGGCGGGACACGCAACACAGGGTGCCGCGCTCGGCTCTGACGCATACTTTCCGTTCCGCGACGGCGTCGATCAAGCCGCGGCGGCGGGCGTGACGGCCATCGTGCAGCCGGGTGGATCGGTGCGAGACCCGGAAGTCATCACCGCGGCGGACGAGCATGGGATTGCGATGATCTTCACCGGGCGGCGGCAGTTCAGACACTAG